From a region of the Rhodoligotrophos appendicifer genome:
- a CDS encoding Na(+)/H(+) antiporter subunit B, with product MQTLILKTVAPLLAALMMIFSVFVLLRGHNEPGGGFIGGLIAASALTLYGIACGVRAVRRAIVIHPIAIAGIGAFLAGLSGLPSHPAGVPFLTGLWWYPKLSEVTTLALSTALVFDIGVWLVVVGAISGIALALEERDYD from the coding sequence ATGCAGACCCTCATTCTCAAAACCGTGGCTCCGCTCCTGGCCGCCCTGATGATGATCTTCTCGGTCTTCGTCCTGCTGCGCGGCCATAATGAGCCCGGCGGCGGCTTCATCGGCGGCCTCATCGCCGCCTCGGCCCTGACCCTGTACGGCATCGCCTGCGGCGTCCGCGCCGTGCGCCGCGCCATCGTCATCCATCCCATCGCCATTGCCGGCATCGGCGCCTTCCTCGCCGGCCTGAGCGGTCTGCCCTCCCATCCCGCCGGCGTCCCCTTCCTCACCGGTCTCTGGTGGTATCCCAAGCTCTCCGAGGTCACCACCCTGGCCCTGTCCACGGCTCTGGTCTTCGACATCGGCGTCTGGCTGGTCGTGGTCGGCGCCATCAGCGGCATCGCGCTCGCCCTTGAGGAAAGGGACTACGACTGA
- a CDS encoding Na+/H+ antiporter subunit C, which yields MEALLSLTVAALFGVAVYLLLSRSIIRLLLGIVTLGNATNLLIFTAGRITGLAPPLVPAGQEQATEAMANALPQALILTAIVISFSLFAYVLVLSYRAYQELGTDNSDEMRLAEPETGSEPAP from the coding sequence ATGGAGGCGCTGCTGTCGCTCACCGTCGCCGCCCTGTTCGGCGTCGCCGTCTATCTCCTGCTCTCCCGCAGCATCATCCGCCTGTTGCTGGGCATCGTCACCTTGGGCAACGCGACCAATCTTCTGATCTTCACCGCCGGCCGCATCACCGGCTTGGCGCCGCCTTTGGTGCCGGCGGGACAGGAGCAGGCGACCGAGGCCATGGCGAACGCCCTCCCTCAGGCGCTGATCCTGACCGCCATCGTCATCTCCTTCTCGCTCTTCGCCTATGTCCTGGTCCTGTCCTACCGCGCCTATCAGGAACTCGGCACCGACAATTCCGATGAGATGCGCCTTGCCGAGCCCGAGACCGGATCGGAGCCGGCGCCATGA
- a CDS encoding Na+/H+ antiporter subunit D, with the protein MNTVPTEHADWLVILPVILPLMAGALAIALRSLVRMQSWFAILVLLVELALNLALFDRVSSDGILSLTMGNWLPPFGISFTVDVLGALLALTSTFVCLVCCLFAFADIDKHTARFGFYPMLLVLVCGLNGAFLTGDIFNLYVWLEVLLICTFGLIIQGGTRVQLDGALKYAFLNLVATTIFLVATGLLYGAVGTLNFADLVTKVPAYSEQGLIAVIAFLYLFALAMKSAAFPLFFWLPASYHTPKFVVSALFAGLLTKVGVYGIYRIFSAVFAAGPLESRPILLWVAGLTMVVGAIGALAQSELRRMLGFLVVSGIGFMLLGFALDSEAGRAAGIFYIVQSMLVTSGLYLLAGLARSTSGQAQPGGLYARAPLVAALFLVLGFATAGLPPFSGFWPKFMLVRDSLDQGLGWAAAAVLLAGFFSTLAIARTFAATFWAPARAQPGKELVPAPPLSWAMLVPVVVLAAAALGLGLLPAPLYDVTAVAARGLGDYQPYVAAVFGAGQ; encoded by the coding sequence ATGAACACGGTCCCGACGGAACACGCCGATTGGCTCGTGATCCTGCCCGTCATCCTGCCGCTCATGGCCGGCGCCCTGGCCATCGCGTTGCGCTCTTTGGTGCGGATGCAGTCCTGGTTTGCGATCCTGGTGCTGCTGGTTGAGCTTGCCCTCAACCTCGCCCTCTTCGACCGGGTCTCCTCCGACGGCATCCTCTCCCTCACCATGGGCAATTGGCTGCCGCCCTTCGGCATCAGCTTCACCGTGGACGTTCTCGGAGCGCTTCTCGCCCTCACCTCGACCTTCGTCTGCCTCGTCTGCTGCCTGTTTGCCTTTGCCGACATCGACAAGCACACCGCCCGCTTCGGCTTCTACCCCATGCTGCTGGTCCTGGTCTGCGGCCTGAACGGGGCCTTCCTCACCGGCGACATCTTCAATCTCTATGTCTGGCTGGAAGTTCTGCTGATCTGCACATTCGGCCTGATCATCCAGGGCGGCACCCGGGTCCAGCTCGACGGCGCCCTGAAATACGCCTTCCTCAACCTCGTCGCGACCACGATCTTCCTTGTAGCGACGGGTCTTCTCTACGGCGCCGTCGGCACTCTCAATTTCGCCGATCTGGTCACCAAGGTTCCAGCCTATTCCGAACAGGGCCTGATCGCGGTCATCGCCTTTCTCTATCTTTTTGCGCTGGCCATGAAATCGGCGGCCTTTCCGCTCTTCTTCTGGCTTCCGGCCTCTTATCACACGCCGAAATTCGTCGTCTCCGCCCTGTTTGCGGGCCTGCTCACGAAGGTCGGCGTCTACGGCATCTACCGCATTTTCTCCGCCGTCTTCGCCGCCGGTCCCCTCGAATCCCGGCCGATCCTGCTCTGGGTCGCCGGCCTCACCATGGTGGTGGGCGCCATTGGAGCGCTCGCCCAAAGCGAGCTGCGCCGCATGCTGGGCTTCCTCGTGGTCAGCGGCATCGGCTTCATGCTCCTGGGCTTTGCCCTCGACAGCGAGGCGGGCCGCGCCGCGGGCATCTTCTACATCGTCCAATCCATGCTGGTGACCTCCGGCCTCTATCTGCTAGCCGGCCTGGCCCGGTCGACCTCGGGCCAGGCTCAGCCCGGCGGGCTTTATGCGCGCGCCCCCCTCGTGGCGGCCTTGTTCCTGGTGCTCGGTTTCGCCACGGCGGGCCTGCCGCCCTTTTCCGGCTTTTGGCCGAAATTCATGCTGGTCCGCGACAGTCTGGACCAGGGTCTCGGCTGGGCGGCGGCGGCCGTTTTGCTGGCCGGTTTCTTCTCGACCCTGGCCATCGCCCGCACCTTCGCCGCGACCTTCTGGGCACCCGCCCGGGCCCAGCCGGGCAAGGAGCTTGTGCCGGCACCGCCTTTGTCTTGGGCCATGCTGGTGCCGGTGGTGGTCCTGGCCGCCGCAGCGCTCGGGCTCGGCCTCCTGCCGGCGCCCTTGTATGATGTCACTGCTGTGGCCGCGCGCGGCCTGGGTGATTACCAGCCTTACGTGGCCGCCGTATTCGGAGCCGGGCAATGA
- a CDS encoding Na+/H+ antiporter subunit E, with protein sequence MKTLLPTNMALAFLWAAITANFSVINIVFGFVLGLLALWMVREQLASESYFTRLGHFLRLGFIFLRELTLSTWSVAKLAWTPTPQYRPAFIAYPLKVQSSAEITLLANLITLTPGTLSVDVSNDRSTLYIHALDVPDIEALRASIADSFERRIEEALR encoded by the coding sequence ATGAAGACGCTGCTTCCCACGAACATGGCTCTCGCCTTTCTCTGGGCGGCGATCACGGCGAATTTCAGCGTGATCAACATCGTCTTCGGCTTCGTCCTGGGCCTGCTTGCCCTGTGGATGGTGCGCGAGCAACTGGCCTCCGAAAGCTATTTCACCCGCCTCGGGCATTTCCTGCGGCTGGGCTTCATCTTCCTGCGCGAACTCACATTGTCGACCTGGAGCGTGGCGAAGCTGGCCTGGACGCCGACGCCGCAATACCGCCCGGCCTTCATCGCCTATCCCCTGAAGGTGCAGTCCAGCGCGGAGATCACCCTTCTCGCCAATCTGATCACTCTGACCCCCGGCACCTTGAGCGTCGACGTCTCCAATGACCGCTCGACCCTCTATATCCATGCCCTCGACGTCCCCGACATTGAGGCGCTGCGGGCCTCCATCGCCGACAGCTTCGAACGCCGCATCGAGGAGGCCCTCCGATGA
- a CDS encoding cation:proton antiporter, translating to MTGAVILSYATNLALIALLAAFALTIFRLIKGPSLPDRIVALDLLTVIAVGVILVLAVTRQTSAFVDVALALGLVAFLATVAFARYVISRGLDRAGGSVETDENQSAPRAKGATHD from the coding sequence ATGACTGGCGCCGTCATTCTTTCATATGCCACCAACCTGGCCCTGATCGCCCTGCTCGCAGCCTTCGCCCTGACGATTTTCCGCCTGATCAAGGGCCCGAGCCTCCCCGATCGCATCGTCGCCCTCGACTTGCTGACGGTGATCGCGGTCGGCGTCATCCTGGTGCTGGCGGTCACCCGCCAGACCAGCGCCTTTGTCGACGTGGCCCTGGCCCTGGGACTGGTGGCGTTCCTGGCGACCGTCGCCTTCGCGCGTTACGTGATTTCCCGCGGCCTGGACCGGGCCGGCGGTTCAGTGGAGACCGACGAGAACCAGTCGGCACCCCGCGCCAAGGGGGCGACCCATGACTGA
- the mnhG gene encoding monovalent cation/H(+) antiporter subunit G yields the protein MTDILVALLLLVGAFLCLSAALGVTRFPDVYSRMHAASKAGTLGVGVLFVAVAVQFSDIDITIRALVGIAFFILTAPISAHLLARAAYWAGVKPWSGTGVDHLAGRYKKDLHRLDGFPFDNQ from the coding sequence ATGACTGACATCCTCGTGGCCCTTCTGCTGCTGGTCGGCGCCTTCCTCTGCCTGAGTGCGGCCCTTGGCGTGACCCGCTTTCCCGACGTCTATTCCCGCATGCATGCGGCCAGCAAGGCGGGGACCCTGGGCGTGGGCGTGCTCTTCGTCGCTGTCGCCGTTCAATTCTCCGACATCGACATCACCATCCGCGCCCTGGTCGGCATCGCCTTTTTCATTCTGACGGCGCCGATCTCGGCCCATTTGCTGGCGCGCGCCGCCTATTGGGCGGGCGTAAAGCCCTGGAGCGGCACCGGTGTCGATCATCTTGCCGGGCGTTACAAGAAAGATCTACATCGACTGGATGGCTTTCCTTTCGATAATCAATGA